Proteins co-encoded in one Euleptes europaea isolate rEulEur1 chromosome 1, rEulEur1.hap1, whole genome shotgun sequence genomic window:
- the LOC130489259 gene encoding tubulin alpha-1B chain-like — translation MPSDKTIGGGDDSFNTFFSETGAGKHVPRAVFVDLEPTVIDEVRTGTYRQLFHPEQLITGKEDAANNYARGHYTIGKEIIDLVLDRIRKLADQCTGLQGFLVFHSFGGGTGSGFTSLLMERLSVDYGKKSKLEFSIYPAPQVSTAVVEPYNSILTTHTTLEHSDCAFMVDNEAIYDICRRNLDIERPTYTNLNRLISQIVSSITASLRFDGALNVDLTEFQTNLVPYPRIHFPLATYAPVISAEKAYHEQLSVAEITNACFEPANQMVKCDPRHGKYMACCLLYRGDVVPKDVNAAIATIKTKRSIQFVDWCPTGFKVGINYQPPTVVPGGDLAKVQRAVCMLSNTTAIAEAWARLDHKFDLMYAKRAFVHWYVGEGMEEGEFSEAREDMAALEKDYEEVGVDSIEGEGEEEGEEY, via the exons ATGCCCAGTGACAAGACCATTGGGGGAGGAGACGACTCTTTCAACACATTCTTCAGTGAGACGGGTGCTGGCAAGCATGTCCCCAGGGCAGTCTTTGTGGACTTAGAGCCAACGGTGATTG ATGAAGTGCGCACTGGAACTTACCGCCAACTCTTCCACCCTGAACAGCTTATTACCGGCAAGGAAGATGCTGCTAACAACTATGCCCGGGGCCACTACACTATTGGCAAGGAGATCATTGACTTGGTTCTGGATAGGATCAGGAAGCTG GCTGACCAGTGCACAGGTCTCCAGGGCTTCCTGGTTTTCCACAGCTTTGGTGGTGGCACTGGCTCTGGTTTTACTTCCTTGCTGATGGAGCGCCTGTCCGTTGACTACGGCAAGAAGTCCAAGCTGGAGTTCTCCATCTACCCAGCCCCTCAAGTCTCCACGGCTGTCGTTGAGCCCTACAACTCCATCCTGACCACCCACACGACCTTGGAGCATTCTGACTGTGCCTTCATGGTAGACAATGAGGCCATCTATGACATCTGCCGCAGGAACCTTGACATCGAGCGCCCCACCTACACCAACCTCAACCGCCTCATTAGCCAAATTGTGTCCTCCATCACAGCCTCCCTCCGGTTTGATGGTGCCCTGAATGTTGATCTGACAGAATTCCAGACCAATTTGGTGCCCTATCCTCGCATCCATTTCCCTCTGGCCACTTATGCCCCAGTCATCTCtgctgagaaagcttatcatgaaCAGCTCTCTGTAGCGGAGATCACCAATGCTTGCTTTGAGCCAGCCAACCAGATGGTAAAATGCGACCCTCGCCACGGTAAATACATGGCCTGCTGCCTGTTGTACCGTGGTGACGTTGTTCCCAAAGATGTCAATGCTGCTATTGCCACCATCAAGACCAAGCGTAGCATCCAGTTTGTGGACTGGTGCCCCACAGGTTTCAAGGTTGGTATCAACTACCAGCCCCCCACAGTGGTCCCTGGGGGCGACCTAGCCAAAGTGCAGCGTGCCGTCTGTATGCTGAGCAACACCACGGCCATCGCTGAGGCCTGGGCTCGCCTGGACCACAAGTTTGACCTGATGTATGCCAAGCGTGCCTTTGTCCACTGGTACGTAGGGGAGGGGATGGAGGAAGGGGAGTTCTCGGAAGCTCGTGAAGACATGGCTGCCCTAGAGAAGGATTATGAAGAGGTTGGAGTGGATTCTATtgaaggagaaggggaggaggaaggagaggaataTTAA